The segment CTCCCCACATGTCTCATTTATTCATGTATTTTGCTTCTCCCCACGTCTCATTTATTAATGTATTTTGCTTCTCCCCACATGTCTCATTTATTCATGTATTTTGCTTCTCCCCACGTCTCATTTATTAATGTATTTTGCTTCTCCCCACACGTCTCATTTATTCATGTATTTTGCTTCTCCCCACGTCTCATTTATTAATGTATTTTGCTTCTCCCCACATGTCTCATTTATTCATGTATTTTGCTTCTCCCCACGTCTCATTTATTCATGTATTTTGCTTCTCCCCACATGTCTCATTTATTCATGTATTTTGCTTCTCCCCACGTCTCATTTATTAATGTATTTTGCTTCTCCCCACACGTCTCATTTATTCATGTATTTTGCTTCTCCCCACGTCTCATTTATTAATGTATTTTGCTTCTCCCCACATGTCTCATTTATTCATGTATTTTGCTTCTCCCCACGTCTCATTTATTCATGTATTTTGCTTCTCCCCACACGTCTCATCCTTACAACCctattttttccccattcctttGATCTCACTACAAAATTTTTCAGCCCCTTCTCTTTCACTTTCCTTTAACTTCGACGTCCTGTCTCTAACTCTTCTCAtcttctcttcccccctctgtATCTTTCAGATCTTTGCTATCTTTGCTTTCTCGACATGCGGCAGCTACTCTGGCATGTTCAAGATGAGTGTGGAGTGTAAAAACCGGTCAGAGAGTGACCTGAGCATTGAGGTGGAGTTTGAGTATCCATTCAGGTCAGTACGCCTAATCAGTCACACATAGCCCCCGTAGCCCCCTGAACCCGCACAAATATGGTTTGTCGGTCATTTTTACAGTACCACTGGGCTGCAAACGTCATGGATGGAATATTAATCTATATTAAACTATATTAACCCAATTTgacgtctctcttcctctctctctctctctctctctgattcccatcttctctgtccttctctgtcCCTTGTCCTTGCCAGGCTACATCAGGTGTACTTCGATGCCCCAACCTGTAAGGGGGAAAGCCCTGAGCGTCTGTTCCTAATCGGAGACTACTCTTCCTCAGCTGAGTTCTTTGTCACCGTCGGTgtcttctccttcctctactcCATGGCAGCCCTTTCTGTGTACGTTTTCATTCTGGAGAAATACCGTGAAGGCTGCAAGGGAGCCCAGATTGTGAGTTTGTCTTTCGATCTTCTTGTATCTAGTAGGCATCTTCCAAACCATATTCCACTACCTCTGCTACTATTATTAATATTCTAGTAATGATAATGATGTtaatgatgatgacgatgatgagaTTGATTACATTTCTGTTGAGGATTTGAGATTGATGATGATGCATGTGTCTCATGATTTATAACTTGATGCTCCTCAGGACTTCGTTGTGACGTCTGTGTTCACCTTCTTCTGGCTGGTCGCTTCTTCTGCCTGGGCTAAAGGTTTGTCGGATGTGAAGGCAGCCACCGACCCAGACAAGGTCCTCTTACTGATCGAGGCCTGTGACGAACCAGAGAACCGCTGCCGTGAAGTCCACGACCCTGTCGTCTCTGGTCTCAACACATCTGTGGTAAGTTTTTCAGGATTGGTGTATTTAGTAAAAGTGCTGACTGCTGAGGATGTGACAGAAAAAACCTGTACTACTACATAttgacttcttcttcttctttttttaattcATCCCCCAGGCGTTTGGCTTCCTAAACCTGATCCTGTGGGGAGGAAACCTGTGGTTTGTGTTCAAAGAGACCGGCTGGATGGCAGCCTTCGGAGGCACATATGCGCCTTCCCAGGAGAAGGCGCCTGCTCCAGAGTCCTTTGGTCAGGAAGGCTATGGGCAAGAGGGTTACGCACAACAGGGGGACGCCTATGCCGGCACCCAGGGAGGCTACCAGCCTGACTATGGCCAGGGAGGCTACACCGAGGGAGGCGGAGACTATCAGCAGGGGGGATACGAACAGCAGCCCACCTCCTTTGCCAATCAGATGTGAGCTGGTCCACCCGACAGCATCTGGAAGCTGGTGAGTGTCAGTACATATGTTGGAGCAACACTGAGAATACCGAGGTAAACGACTGAGAAATACTGTATTAATGTTACTCTTCCAAAGGGAATACAGACTATGTGGCTTTATGTATACATTAgatgtaatttatttatttctctctctctctctctctctctctctctctctctctctctctctctctctctctctctctctctctctctctctctctctctctctctctctctctctctctctctctctctctctctctctctctctctctctctctctctctctctctctctctctctctctctctctctctctctctctctctctctctctctctctctctctctctctctctctctctctctctctctctctctctctctctctctctctctctctctctctctctctctctctctctctctctctctctctctctctctctctctctctctctctctctctctctctctctctctctctctctctctctctccagggccaCCCTGTGATTTGGGAGTGTGGTGCCTGACCACCATCCACAATTCCCCActcctctgtttgtctgtttgtgcatctgtaagttgacaagaggagggagggatggaagacgGTGGGGTCTTGGGAGGGGAATTTAGCAACACCGTGTCCGTTTGGGTTATTTTGGTGAGCGGGAAATGGGTCCTTACAGTAACATGCTGTTTCTTCTGTTGATGTATTTAACTGTAGAAGACAACAGGGGGTTTTCCATTTGGTCATATGAGGAAAAACTTGAATACAACATACAAAAAACTACAAAGATCAATCTTATAAGGGAATAACACTTAAATGGACAATAATGGTAGTAGTATTTAAGAATGTATTTGTCTGTGCTGTGTAAATATCAACAtattaatatataaatatatgtacaCAGTTGAAAAATTGTGCACTCCATATTAGTTGTTATACAACAAATGTAGAGCGCAGAGTTATTCAATTGTATTTACTTCAGTTCTGTTTAGGTCACGTAGTTCTACCCTCATCGTCCTCTAATGTTTATGttgtgtgtttattttatttcccaatatttgtttttatttctcaTTTTGATGTTTTTGTTTATTCATTTTCAGAATAGAGTTACCTCTTTTCTATTTTCTCATTGCGCTTTTTATTTGTTCAACATTACTGAGTGAGTTTGTGACTGCGACAGCAGTGGAAAGGTGTTAGCAGTGATTTATGTGTTTAACATTCATTACAACTTGTGTTCATTGCCGTTTTATGTTTTTCCATCGAAATATTTCTCAAGCAATGATTTGGCTATGTTTGTTCCAGAGAATCTCTTAAAAGCTGCAAAAAGTCAAAAATGCATCGAGGATAAAATGAAAAAGTAGTTAGCATGGTAGCACTTGGTATTTTGCTAATATTATGCTGTTCCTAAAAACTGCTGTACGTAGTGTTCTATCAGCACTCTTATTTAGAGATGATTTGAGGTTGTGAATCAGGGAAGACAACTGATGTTGAGGGACATCACTTTTTTTTATTTGGATTGGAATGTAGTTTAGAAATCGGTATCTGAAAAATTTGGTCCAGAACCGATTCCTGTTTTAATATAGTCTAGGGATGAGTCATCAGACACAGTTAGTCATCATGTTTAATCACCATTTATAATGCTCGTCTGATCATAACGCATGCAAATATTTACACAGAAAAAAAATCAGTATGGCACAATTTGCGCCATTTTCAAGACCATACACAAGCCATAGGAAATAATGATAGTACTTTTAACATATTAATATAGCCAACTGAGGTGTTCTGAACAGTATCTTATTTCCATGTAAAAACATAAATCCTGCATcccccacccccacaacatcCCTTTACTCTCAAAACAAAGGAGGTTTTGCACGTCTGACTCTTGGATTAAAAGTAGCCTGGAACAAAAGTGAAGAGGGAAAGGCAAGTGGCATATAAAGTGTAAGAGCATATTAAGTAATATGATGTACGTTTGGCTCATCATAAGGTGACAGCACAGAGCAGCTCCGATATATTTCACACAAATCACACAGAGTACATGTGCTACAATAATCAGGTTGGCCTACCCGCTGTACTGCCAATCCTCTGTTTGGATAGAAGAAAAACTGTATTGCCAAATGATAACAGGACAGGTGCGTATTGAGCGATAGATTTTGCTTCCACAGTTATCATCACAATGGAAACTGATATTGTTTTTCATTCATATTATTCCGTTATGCAGTTTTGGATGAATTCCTTTTTTTGTATCATTTTATCTTTATCAGGCGGTGTAGAGACACCTGactttctatctcttcctctgtgttctctctgtctttctatctctctctttccatcgctctctctttttctctctctctctctgtagttcttaTAAATATGCTCAATGAAATACATATACTCTGTTGTTAGTGGTGAATGATGTCTTGTGATACTCTTTACGCCTTTGGATAGTGCTGTGTTTATTGTGTATGATGTATTCTTATTAGTATTTATGATCAAGACTATGACAATATATCCATTGTATTCTTATTCTATGGAATCCATGTGAAACAAAATCAAATAAACTTGAAATTATTCTGTTGAAGGTTAAATGCCTTGTCTATGTCTCTAATCTTAGTGATCATATGTATTGTTTATGCTGTGCTATGTtgattttttattcatttttgttgaacctttatttaactaggcaagtcagttaaagaacaaattcttattcacaatgaccgccaaccaaaaggcaaaaggcctcctgcggggacgcaGGCtgggattaaatatatatatatatatatatatatataaatataggacaaaacacacatcacaacaagagagacaacactacataaagagagaccttagaaaacaacatagcaaggcagcaacacatgacaacacagcatggtagcaacacaacatgacaacagcatggtagcaacacaacatggtagcagcacaaaacatggtacagacATTATGGGGCACAGACAGCACaaaaggcaagaaggtagagacaacaatacatcacgcaaagcagtcacaactgtcagtaagagtgtccatgattgagtctttgtaTGAAgtgattgagataaaactgtccagtttgagtgtctgttgcagctcgttccagtcgctagctgcagtgaactgaaaagaggagcaaccTAGGGATGTGTGTGcattggggacctttaacagaatgtgactggcagaactggTGTTGTATgtagaggatgagggctgcagtagatatctcagaaaggagagagtgaggcctaagaaggtttcataaataagcatcaaccagttgacagaggagtatagagtgcagtgtcctataaggagcattggtggcaaatctgatggccaaatggtaaagatCATCTAGCCTCTCAAGAGCatccttacctgccgatctataaattatgactccgtaatctagcatgggtaggatggtctgaatcagggttagtttggcagctggggtgaaagaggagcgattacgataaaggacaccaagtctagatttaactttagcctgcagctttgatatgcgttgagagaaggacagtgtaccgtctagccacaCTCCCAAATATTTGTATGCGGTGACTacttcaagctctaaaccctcaaaggtagtaatcacacctgtggggagaggggcattcttcttaccaaaccacatgacctttgttttgga is part of the Oncorhynchus masou masou isolate Uvic2021 chromosome 33, UVic_Omas_1.1, whole genome shotgun sequence genome and harbors:
- the LOC135528276 gene encoding synaptophysin-like; this encodes MDVVNQLVATGQFTIIKQPLGFMKILQWIFAIFAFSTCGSYSGMFKMSVECKNRSESDLSIEVEFEYPFRLHQVYFDAPTCKGESPERLFLIGDYSSSAEFFVTVGVFSFLYSMAALSVYVFILEKYREGCKGAQIDFVVTSVFTFFWLVASSAWAKGLSDVKAATDPDKVLLLIEACDEPENRCREVHDPVVSGLNTSVAFGFLNLILWGGNLWFVFKETGWMAAFGGTYAPSQEKAPAPESFGQEGYGQEGYAQQGDAYAGTQGGYQPDYGQGGYTEGGGDYQQGGYEQQPTSFANQM